Within Sorangiineae bacterium MSr11367, the genomic segment GGTAGTGCGCGACGACGACGTTGCGGTAGTCCTCGGGCAATTCTTCGAGGGCATTGCGCACGCGATGATCACGCTCGCTGTTGGCCGCGCCGATGTCGCCGCGCGCGGCGAATTCACCGTCGTTCGACGCCGGCAGAGAGCCGAGCTCTTCGAGGTCGAGTCCTTCGACCAGGCGAGCGCGGTGACGGCGCTGTGAACGCATCATCATGAGGGCTTCGTTCGCGGTGACGCGAAAGAGCCATGTCGAGAAGCTCGAATCGCCTCGGAAGGATCCGAGACGTCGGATGACTTGCATCAACGTTGCTTGTAGTAGATCGCGCCGGTCCTCATCGGCCACCGGGTAGCGGAGAAGTTGCCGCTCGATGTGTGGCCGTAGCTCCTGTACAAGCGAGTTGAGGGCGCTCGTCTCGCCGTCGACAGCGCGCCGGAGAAGGGTGCGATCGATCGCAAATGCCATGGTCGTTCCTCGGAGAGTGGTGCGAGCCAAAGGCTCGTTAGGGACGGCACCGACAACGACGATCGCGTTGCGCGATTCCGTCGTCAGCACGGCGGAAGAGAATGCGAGTCCCGTGCCGAGGCGGACTCGGGACTCCTCACCACTCCGCGTAAGCAGGTACGCTCGTGCGCAGGAGCGATGCGAAACCGCGATCATTCTCGATGGATTCGCAATCCGCGTGCACCCGTCGTGGCCCTCCATGGCATCGCCCTCAGCCGACATGCTCGCTTGCGTTGGGGTGGCAGCTCGGGAGTACGGAGCTGAACGTAGGCAGCGATCGGCCTCGCTTCGCCGCGTCGCCGCCGGCGTACTGTGCGTCAGCCGTAGCAGCGCCCCCGCGCGCGTGTCGCGTTCCTCACGAAGACGGGCGCCGCCGCCGCGTTCGGTGTCCGCAAATCGCGAGAAATATAGGCCGTTTCGCGAGTTGAGCCGTTCCGTCGTTCGTGTCGCAGACCGTCGATCCGCGTCTCAGACGAACATCGTTGGCGAGTACAACAATGCCACACCCTGGCGAAATCGCCACGCACTTGCCCCTTTCGGGCGAGCCTCGCGTGATGCGATCACCTCCGTAGCACTGCTTGCGTCTGCCTGACCTGCCCCGTGCTTCGACGCCGCAGGGTGGATGCCCCTAAGCATCGTGATGGGGCCATAACTCTTGGATGGCTCGGGAACGCGTGCGTTTCGCGTGTTGGACGCTCCCAAAGCGCGAGGGATGTTGATAGGCTCCCGCGAAATGAGTGCTGTCGTTGTGGTTGGGGCGCAGTGGGGTGACGAGGGTAAGGGCAAAATCGTCGACATTTTCACCGAGCACGCCGAGGTCGTGGTGCGCTACGCAGGGGGTCCGAACGCGGGCCACACCCTCGTCGTAGGCGACGACAAAGTGATCGTGCGGCTGGTGCCGAGCGGCATCTTGCGGCCGCATACGCGCTGCGTTCTCGGGCAGGGGATGGCGATCGACCCGAGTTCCCTGATTGGTGAGATCGACGAACTGCAGCGCCGCGGCTATGCGGCCGATGGGCAGCTAGTGGTGAGCGAGCGAGCTCACGCGATCCTTCCGTACCACATCGTGGTCGATACATTGCGCGAGCAACAGGCGGATGCCATCGGCACGACCAAGAGAGGGGTCGGGCCCTGCTACGAGGACAAGATGGCCCGCCGCGGGGTTCCGCTTGGGGCCTTCCGCGATCGGGCGCGCACCGAGAAGCTCGTCCGTCGTTCGCTCGAGGCGTGGCAACCCACGGTCGCGGCACTCGGCGGTGAGCTGCCCACCTTGGCCAAGGTGATGGAGGGCGTCGACGCCGTTCGCGAGCGCATCGTGCCGCTCCTGGTCGACGCCTCGGAGCTCCTCGAAGATGCCATCCAAGCCGGCAAGAACGTGCTCTTCGAGGGTGCGCAGGGCACCTTGCTGGACATCGACCACGGCACGTACCCCTTCGTCACGTCGTCGAACTCGACGGCGGGCGGTGCGGCCACCGGGACGGGCGTCGGCCCGACCAGGCTTGGCAAGGTGATCGGCCTGGTCAAGGCTTACTCCACGCGCGTGGGCGGTGGACCCTTCCCCACGGAGCTCAACGACGAGACGGGCGAGCGCTTGCGCAAGGTCGGGGCGGAGTTCGGCTCGGTCACGGGGCGGCCTCGCCGTACGGGCTGGCTCGACGCCTGCGCCGTCCGCTACGCCGCACGGGTGAACGGGCTCGATGGCCTCGCGCTCACCAAGTTGGACGTGCTCACGGGCCTCCCGGAGATCAAGGTCTGCACGGGGTACCGCATTCGCGGCGTCGCCCGCACCTCGTTCCCGCTGGAGGACATCGAGTTGGCGGAGCCCATCTACGAGACGCTCCCGGGCTGGGGCCAGGACATCTCCGCGGCGCGCACCATCGCCGACCTTCCGCCTGCCGCGCAGCGCTACATCGAGTTCGTCGAGCGGGAAACGCGCTGCAAGGTGGTACTCATCAGCGTTGGGCAGCGACGGGACGAGACCATCCTCCTCGAAAAAATATTCAGCTAGTATTTGCTGGGCATGGCCCTGAGCTCCAGCGTGGTTGCATTCGCCGTCGTCGCGCTTCATGCGCAGGCGGTGGGAAGCGTCCGTCCACAGGAGTGCGGGGCCATCGAGGGGTCGCAGTCGGGGAACGTGTGGGAACGGGCGAAAACCCCCGAGCTGCGCAAGTACTGCGATCTGCTGGCCAGTGGCGCGTCGAAGCTGGCCGGCATGCAGACCAGGGGCGCTGTGGCGGCCGTGGCCAGTGAGGTGATTGCCATCGCCAACGAGGCCGACACCCTGGTGCCCAAGCATTCGGCACCGGCGGTGCTGCGCGGGCGCGCCTACGCGAGGCTCGGGCGCTGGCTCGAGGCCTACAAAGAGATGAACGAGGCCCGCATCCGCGATCCACGGGCGCTCGACGATCCGGTGGCGCTGCTGACGTGGGCGCGGGTGACCGTGCGTGCCGGGCACGCGGACGAAGGGGACATCGCCTACCGCATGCTCCTTCCGCGCGCCGCCATGCTTCCGCTGGCCGAGCGCGGACCGGCCTACGTGGAGGCGGGCTTCGTGGCCATGTCGCGTGGCCCCGCCGGGCTCGACGAGGCCATCTCCGTCTTTCGCCAGGCCCGGCGCGATGCGCAGGACACGGCGCAGGCCGTGGCCATCCTGGGCCTCGCGTTGGCGCTGGATCGCATGGGCGCACGCGAGGAGGCTCGGGCGGTGCTGCTCGAGCGCCAGCTCGTCAACCCGTGGCCAACCTTGTCGGACGCGCGGGCGCGCCAGCTTCTCGTGGGGCCGGGCGCGGAACGCGAGACCGATGCGCTGGCGGCCATCGCCCTGGAGGTGAGCGATCCCGCGAAGGCCAAGGCCTCGTGGCAGAAGTACGCCGAGACGGCCGGGAGCAGTCCGTGGATGGCGCACGCGCGGACCCGCGCCCACGAGCCGGTGAAACGTGTGCCAGGCTGGAACGTGGAGAAGACCGCGGAGAAGAAGCCACGATGAAACGCGCCCTCTTCCTTGCCGCCTTGTTCGTTGCGCTCGGTGCCGCAGGTTCGCCCGCCCGCGCCGACACGCCGCCCAATCCGTGGGACGTGGCGAAGAATCCCCAGATGCGCGGCACCTACGAGGTGCACGTCCGCGCGCGCGAGCGGATGATCCAGACCGACTCGCTTCCCCTCGGCCGTCTCGAGCGCGACAAGCGCTACGAGGAGGCGCGCGCCATCCTGGAGGAGGCCCACGCCGCAGAGAGCCCCGACGTGCGTCTGCGCTTCGACCTGGGCACGGTGTACGAGTCGCTCAACCGCCATGCGGCGGCCGCCGCCGTGCTGGAGAAGGCGCTGGCGATGGCGCCGGATCATCCGGCCGCCGAAGATGCGTGGCTGATGTTGGCCTACGCATACGCGCACGGCAACCAGCCGTTGAAGGAGCGCGAGGCGTACGTGAAGTACCTGCAACGTGCGACGTATGGTTCCGGGCGTGTGACGGCCACCTTGAACCTCGCCGAGGCGGAGATGCGTCTCGGGCACCTCGAGGAGGCCATCTCCGGTTACCGGGAGGCCATTCAACTGGCCACCCTGGTACCCAGCGCGGGTGACACCGGCGTGCTCGCCGTGTGGGGTCTCGCCGTCGCGTTGGACCGACACGGCGACACATCGGGCGCCATGGCCGAGGCCAAGTGGGCGACGGAGATCGACCATCGTCGCGTGATCGAAGACACCGTCAACGTGTTCTTCGTGCCGGAATACGAGCGCCTTTGGTACTTCGGCCTGCGCGAAATGGCCCTAGGCCGCGGCGGCAAGAACGCCCTCGAGTCGGCGCTTCATTTCCGCCGGGCCGAGTCCATGTGGTCCGAATATGTCGACAAAGCCGACCCCGCCGACCCCTGGCGTTCCCGCGCCCGCATCCACCGCGACTCCGTAAAGAAAGAGCGCGAGGAAGCGGAGAGACGCATCAAGCCCGGCAAAAAGGGCGCCGTCGAACCACTCCCCCACGACGAAGTGACCTTCTAGGAGAGGGAGAGAATTCACAGGAAGACGGGAAGGTTTTTTGGATTTTCAATTGGCCCATGGAGCCAATGGAAAACCCAAAAATTCCCTCTCTTTCCTTCCCGTCTTCCCGTCTTCCTGTTCAATCCTCTTCTTCGCCCTCGACGGCCTCGGTGTCGAGGTTCGAGGCGCTGGAGGAGGCGTCGGGGCCTGCGTCGCGTTTCGGTTTGAAGACGTCGTAGTCGTGGGTGCAAGCCGAGAGAAGCAGGGAGGCTGCGACGAGGATGAGTGTAAGGTGCATCTGTTTCAAAACGAGCCTCGCAGGGAGATGCCCGTGGCGCCGAGGACGACTTGGGTGCGCGCGGCGGCGGGGGCTTGCTTGCGGGGTTGGCTCAAGACGAAGAGGGTGACGCCCGCACCGGCGCCGAGCAGGCCGACCACCAAGCCGATGTTGGCGATCGTCTGTTGCGTCTTTCCTTTGCTGATGTCGTCGTTCTTCGACTCGGGGCAGGGGGCTTTGCCGCAGGCATCTTCCAAGCTGCCGTAGGTGCGGTTGTTCATCAGGCCGGCCACGACGAAGGTGATCAACCCGGCCGCGCCAACGCCGCCTGCGATGTACGCGCCGGTCCGCAGGCCCGAGCGATCGCTGTTCGCGGGGGGCGGAGGGGCGGGCGCCTCGGTGGTGGTGGACGCGCCGCTCTGGGCGTCGAGGCGGGTGTGCTCCGTCTGGCCGGCGGAGACCGTGACCGAGGTGGTCACGGGCGCGCGGCCGGGGGTGTCCACCTCGATGGAGGTCGTGCCCGGAACGACGGGGGCAGGTTCGCTCCAGCCCGCACGGCGGATCGTATCGCCGCCGATTTTCAAGGTGGTTTGCTCGGTGGGGTTCTCCACATCAACCACCACGAACCCGAGTTTGCTGGCCAGGGCATCGCGCTCGATGGTCGCGGCCTCGCCGGCCTTCTCGTAGCGCGTGTCGTCGCGGGCGAGCTCCTTGGCTTCGACCCGCGCCTTGTCGAACTCGACGTACGCGGCCACGAGATCGCCCTTCTGGCGAAGGGAGCGCGCGAGGAAGAGCAGCGAGTTCGGACTCGCCACGATGTCGTGCGACGCGCGAAATTCCTCCGCCGCGCCGGCGTAGTCGCGCGCATCGTAGAGCTTTCGCCCTTTGAGAAAGCGCGACTGGGCTTGCTCCCGCTGCACGGGCGTTGCCTTTCCGGGATCCACGCCCGCGGCGAAGGCATCGGGGCTCGCGAGAATCGATGTCGTTAGGCTGAGGGAAACGAGGACGGCGAGTGGAAAATGGGCAGAGCGCATTCGGTTAGATCCCAAGCGGCACGTACGTGCTGCGCTTCGGGCGCGGCTTTGCGGGGGCACGCGCGGCGGGCGGAGGAGGAGGGCTCGATTTCGGTGCTGCGGCAGCTTTGGGCGCCGGGGTGGCATTGACCTTCGCAGGCGCGGGGGCCGGCGCGGTCGAGGGGACGGTTGCTGCGGGACGGCGGCCGGGGACAGAGGCCGGTGCGACCGCGCGCGCAGGAGGCGAAGGAGAGGGAGGAGGAGCAGGAGGAGGGGCCGACGCCGTGACCGGCGGTGGTGCGGCCGGCGTGGGATCGGGCGTGGGGATCGGGGCGGGTTCGGGTGCCGCCGGTGTTGCAACGGCCAACGCCTTGGGCGCCGCCGCCGATTCGACGGGTTTGGACGAGGTCGCCGCGCGGAGGGTGGCGGTCGTTTTTGGCGAGCGCAGAAGCAACGTCGTCGTGCACACCGTCACGAAGAGCAGGAGCGCCGCGAGGAACATCACGATGAGGATCTGCCGCTTTCGCCGAGGCGATCGCGCCTGCAACTCGGTGATATCGCTCGGCCGGAGCGTGTTCGCCGAAGGCGCGACAGGGGGCATCGGCGGCATGGGCGCTGGCGTCATCCGCAGCGGCGCATGGAGAAGCGGCGGCGGCGTACCAACGAGGGTCACGGGCGTCGGTGCGGGCGCGGGAACCGGAGGCGGCGGCATGGCGCCCCCCACCTGCAACGGTGGCGGGCCGGCGGGGGGCGACGCAGGGATCGCCGGCGCCGGCGCGAGGGAGGACCAGCGCTCGTCAATGGCCTCCAACTCCGGCGCGGCCGACACGACCGGTGCGGCCGCCACGGGCTCCAGGAACTCTGCCAGGTCCTCCTCGAGCTCGACGTCCTCCTCCGGCTCGTCCTCGATCTCCAAGGACGCCGGCGTCGTGGGCCGCGGAGGTGGGACCGGCGGCGGCGGCGGCATCACCACCTTTCGAGCCCCGCTGACATTGCCCAGGATCCCTGCGACCTGCCGAGCTACCTCCGACGCCCCGGCGACCCGGTGCCCGACCACATTGCGAATCGCCATACCCAGATCAATGGCCGTTGCGTAGCGACGCTTTGGATCGACCGCCAGTGCGGCTGCCGCAACGTCGACGAGCGGTTCGGCCCACGCCACCGACGTCGTGGCCGCGGGAAGGTCGCCCGCGAGCTGCCGCGACAGCATTTCCGCCACCGTGGGCTGCGTGAAGAGCCGCTTTCCCGACAGCGCCTCCCAGAGCATCACGCCGATG encodes:
- a CDS encoding RNA polymerase sigma factor, with the translated sequence MAFAIDRTLLRRAVDGETSALNSLVQELRPHIERQLLRYPVADEDRRDLLQATLMQVIRRLGSFRGDSSFSTWLFRVTANEALMMMRSQRRHRARLVEGLDLEELGSLPASNDGEFAARGDIGAANSERDHRVRNALEELPEDYRNVVVAHYHMDLGLQEIADRFELSESAVRSRLHRARSRLRTMLEATPLAAEAREEAARARRARVSRPAAAAPEQVIEVAQEELVAAAAAAAMEAVASADVVEAPPISTVSVNEAADAESAVPAPAASGPSLENAA
- a CDS encoding adenylosuccinate synthase, which gives rise to MSAVVVVGAQWGDEGKGKIVDIFTEHAEVVVRYAGGPNAGHTLVVGDDKVIVRLVPSGILRPHTRCVLGQGMAIDPSSLIGEIDELQRRGYAADGQLVVSERAHAILPYHIVVDTLREQQADAIGTTKRGVGPCYEDKMARRGVPLGAFRDRARTEKLVRRSLEAWQPTVAALGGELPTLAKVMEGVDAVRERIVPLLVDASELLEDAIQAGKNVLFEGAQGTLLDIDHGTYPFVTSSNSTAGGAATGTGVGPTRLGKVIGLVKAYSTRVGGGPFPTELNDETGERLRKVGAEFGSVTGRPRRTGWLDACAVRYAARVNGLDGLALTKLDVLTGLPEIKVCTGYRIRGVARTSFPLEDIELAEPIYETLPGWGQDISAARTIADLPPAAQRYIEFVERETRCKVVLISVGQRRDETILLEKIFS
- a CDS encoding tetratricopeptide repeat protein, whose translation is MKRALFLAALFVALGAAGSPARADTPPNPWDVAKNPQMRGTYEVHVRARERMIQTDSLPLGRLERDKRYEEARAILEEAHAAESPDVRLRFDLGTVYESLNRHAAAAAVLEKALAMAPDHPAAEDAWLMLAYAYAHGNQPLKEREAYVKYLQRATYGSGRVTATLNLAEAEMRLGHLEEAISGYREAIQLATLVPSAGDTGVLAVWGLAVALDRHGDTSGAMAEAKWATEIDHRRVIEDTVNVFFVPEYERLWYFGLREMALGRGGKNALESALHFRRAESMWSEYVDKADPADPWRSRARIHRDSVKKEREEAERRIKPGKKGAVEPLPHDEVTF
- a CDS encoding tetratricopeptide repeat protein, with product MRSAHFPLAVLVSLSLTTSILASPDAFAAGVDPGKATPVQREQAQSRFLKGRKLYDARDYAGAAEEFRASHDIVASPNSLLFLARSLRQKGDLVAAYVEFDKARVEAKELARDDTRYEKAGEAATIERDALASKLGFVVVDVENPTEQTTLKIGGDTIRRAGWSEPAPVVPGTTSIEVDTPGRAPVTTSVTVSAGQTEHTRLDAQSGASTTTEAPAPPPPANSDRSGLRTGAYIAGGVGAAGLITFVVAGLMNNRTYGSLEDACGKAPCPESKNDDISKGKTQQTIANIGLVVGLLGAGAGVTLFVLSQPRKQAPAAARTQVVLGATGISLRGSF